One window of Nocardia sp. NBC_00508 genomic DNA carries:
- a CDS encoding short-chain fatty acyl-CoA regulator family protein has protein sequence MRKMYAGARLRRLREERRMTQAALAKSLDLSPSYLNQLERDQRPLTIPVLLKLNSTFDLDVQFFAADSDARLVSDLHEVLVDAAGGHTAPLTEVEELATRQPEVARIVVAMHRRLRATTDQLDLLSARVSAPAGAPGVPMPYEDVRDFFYDHHNHIPQLDIAAEQLFENSGLSIGSLDRQLARIAEERARVTVLVRGDGADPTIPKRHYDPENRTLTLARRLRPGQRAFQIATTLAFLLYGAELDAVLAETPALSGESRTLARIGLANYFAGALVLPYGRFLRSAEELHYDIDLLSLRFEVGFETICHRLSTLQRQGQRGVPFFFVRTDRAGNISKRQSATAFHFSRVGGSCPLWVVHEAFAHPGRILTQVAEMPDGRRYLWIARTAAIAPHGFGTAAKNFAIGLGCDIEYAERLVYSAGLQLDDPAAAVPIGAGCKVCERPACAQRAFPHIGSPLAITEHTSSDLPYPRLGR, from the coding sequence GTGCGCAAGATGTATGCGGGCGCCCGGCTTCGGCGGTTGCGCGAAGAGCGGAGGATGACCCAGGCGGCCCTGGCGAAATCGCTGGACCTCTCGCCCAGCTACCTCAATCAACTCGAGCGCGACCAGCGGCCCCTCACCATTCCCGTACTGCTGAAGCTCAATTCCACCTTCGACCTCGACGTCCAGTTCTTCGCCGCCGATTCGGACGCGCGCCTCGTGTCCGACCTGCACGAGGTGCTGGTGGACGCCGCGGGCGGGCACACCGCACCGCTGACCGAGGTGGAGGAGCTGGCGACCCGCCAGCCGGAGGTCGCCAGAATCGTCGTGGCGATGCACCGACGACTACGCGCGACCACCGATCAGCTCGATCTGCTCTCGGCGCGGGTGTCCGCGCCCGCGGGCGCGCCTGGGGTGCCCATGCCCTACGAGGACGTGCGCGACTTCTTCTACGACCACCACAACCACATTCCGCAACTCGACATCGCCGCCGAGCAGCTGTTCGAGAACTCCGGCCTCTCCATCGGCTCGCTCGATCGCCAGCTCGCGCGGATCGCCGAAGAGCGCGCCAGGGTAACGGTTCTGGTGCGCGGCGACGGCGCTGACCCGACCATCCCCAAACGGCACTACGACCCGGAGAACCGCACGCTGACGCTGGCCCGGCGGTTGCGTCCTGGCCAGCGCGCGTTCCAGATCGCCACCACCCTCGCCTTCCTGCTGTACGGGGCCGAGCTGGACGCGGTACTGGCCGAAACTCCTGCACTCAGCGGCGAATCCCGCACGCTGGCACGGATCGGGCTGGCCAATTACTTCGCGGGCGCACTGGTACTGCCCTATGGGCGGTTCCTGCGGTCGGCGGAGGAACTGCACTACGACATCGACCTGCTCAGCTTGCGTTTCGAGGTCGGCTTCGAGACCATCTGCCATCGGCTCAGCACCTTGCAGCGGCAGGGACAGCGCGGCGTTCCGTTCTTCTTCGTCCGCACCGACCGCGCGGGCAATATCTCCAAACGCCAGTCCGCCACCGCGTTCCACTTCTCCCGGGTCGGCGGCAGCTGCCCGCTGTGGGTGGTGCACGAGGCGTTCGCGCATCCCGGCCGCATCCTCACCCAGGTCGCCGAAATGCCGGACGGCCGGCGCTACCTGTGGATCGCCCGCACGGCCGCGATCGCCCCACATGGCTTCGGCACCGCGGCGAAGAACTTCGCGATCGGGCTCGGCTGCGATATCGAATACGCCGAACGCCTGGTCTATTCGGCGGGCTTGCAACTGGACGACCCGGCAGCCGCGGTGCCGATCGGCGCGGGCTGCAAAGTATGCGAGCGCCCAGCGTGCGCGCAGCGCGCGTTCCCGCACATCGGTAGCCCGCTGGCGATCACCGAGCACACCAGTAGCGATCTGCCCTACCCGCGCCTCGGCCGCTGA